One window from the genome of Myripristis murdjan chromosome 6, fMyrMur1.1, whole genome shotgun sequence encodes:
- the cstpp1 gene encoding centriolar satellite-associated tubulin polyglutamylase complex regulator 1, translating to MSDVAVSLLMLDTAMTTKANRFNSTVSVDEYLAETNVLFYLSDAVTQLLEHKEEYTQFGVIRYFAEYFSSVKNSNHVLFREFNYIKATPHNRASFIRVFWRCYRQIGKSGDLLSMLEYRSLLQLLCPDFPVETVQSAARIVLMDDAIDFLMSFSDFLFAFQLQFYYQEFLDSVLVIYQDLLSGKSPNTVIVPTSTSMEQLPPVAAKENDKEGQQQDGVDPSTLAECIDALCDRFKHSFPPRSCMREILDQVDKISYYSFLMSLAKHDTINHNIGALPNKSELLIDPEMDQELDKLISQISVSPGSNSSGSAVGGLKEVQKKASPRRNIHHRRKMEVESDGSTEETDSSEN from the exons atgtcTGACGTTGCTGTTAGCCTGCTGATGTTAGATACAGCGATGACGACCAAAGCCAACCGTTTTAACTCCACCGTCTCCGTTGACGAGTACCTCG CGGAGACTAACGTGCTGTTCTACCTGAGCGATGCGGTGACGCAGCTGTTGGAACATAAAGAGGAATACACCCAGTTTGGGGTGATTCGCTACTTCGCTGAGTA ttTCAGCAGTGTGAAGAACAGTAACCACGTCCTCTTTAGAGAGTTTAACTACATCAAGGCGACTCCTCACAACAGAGCCTCCTTCATCAGAGTCTTCTGGAGGTGCTACAGACAGATCGGCAAGAGTGGAG ACTTACTGTCCATGCTGGAGTACAGGTCTCTGCTTCAGTTACTGTGTCCTGACTTCCCTGTGGAGACGGTGCAGAGTGCAGCcag GATTGTTCTGATGGACGACGCCATTGACTTTCTGATGTCTTTCTCCGACTTCCTCTTCGCCTTCCAGCTGCAGTTCTACTACCAAG AGTTCTTGGACAGTGTCCTGGTGATCTACCAAGATCTGTTATCAGGGAAGAGTCCCAACACAGTGATTGTCCCGACCTCGACCTCCATGGAGCAGCTCCCCCCTGTGGCGGCAAAGGAGAATGACAAAGAGGGGCAACAACAAGATGGAGTGGACCCATCCACGCTGGCAGAGTGTATAGATGCCCTGTGTGACAGGTTTAAACatag ttTTCCTCCCAGGTCCTGCATGAGAGAAATACTGGATCAGGTTGACAAAATCTCATACTACAGCTTCTTAATGAGCCTGGCTAAACATGACACCATCAACCACAACATAG GAGCGCTGCCAAACAAGTCCGAGTTGCTGATTGACCCAGAGATGGATCAGGAGCTGGACAAACT TATTTCCCAGATCTCAGTGAGTCcaggcagcaacagcagtggcAGCGCCGTGGGGGGATTAAAGGAGGTGCAGAAGAAAGCCTCGCCGAGGAGGAACATCCACcacaggaggaagatggaggtgGAGAGTGACGGCTCCACGGAGGAGACCGACTCCTCCGAAAACTGA